The Haloplanus sp. CK5-1 genome contains a region encoding:
- a CDS encoding DUF7512 family protein — MAGLEVPTWDPETAWLIGTILLEAVVLYVGYGGLERLFGPYLMKLLIGGETDVR, encoded by the coding sequence ATGGCAGGACTAGAGGTTCCCACGTGGGACCCGGAGACGGCCTGGCTTATCGGCACGATTCTACTGGAAGCTGTCGTGCTGTACGTGGGCTACGGCGGCCTCGAACGGCTCTTCGGTCCCTATCTGATGAAGCTCCTGATCGGTGGTGAAACGGATGTTCGATAG
- a CDS encoding universal stress protein, with the protein MRALCATDLSAASEAAIENETCLDCLGRIGVETIHLVTVVPANVHSGMPGVNFEERRRRALDEYRAVIEAAGFDVETHVVRGTPYRRINGLAEAVHADLSVVGSRGQSPLDNRVVGSTARNLARTTVVPLLVNRIERATDDPEVLREHLFQRLLFATDFSENADRAFDACSYLHHATEEATLVHVRSRKDEGVDTDVDPREQLAEHASTLENWGVETRIEVRHGDPADEILAVEAEVTPSTILVGSKGRSRIRRLLLGSVSEELVAQATGNVFLVPPPRAV; encoded by the coding sequence ATGCGGGCCCTGTGCGCGACCGATCTGTCGGCTGCAAGTGAGGCCGCAATAGAGAACGAAACCTGCCTCGACTGCTTGGGCCGTATCGGCGTCGAGACGATCCATCTCGTGACGGTCGTTCCGGCGAACGTCCACTCCGGCATGCCCGGCGTGAATTTCGAGGAGCGACGCCGACGGGCGCTCGACGAGTATCGGGCGGTGATCGAAGCCGCCGGGTTCGACGTCGAGACCCACGTCGTCCGTGGAACCCCCTATCGACGTATCAACGGCCTCGCTGAGGCTGTCCACGCTGACCTCTCGGTCGTCGGCTCACGGGGGCAGAGCCCCTTGGACAATCGTGTCGTTGGGTCGACCGCCCGCAACCTCGCTCGGACGACTGTCGTCCCGTTACTGGTCAACCGCATCGAGCGAGCGACCGACGACCCCGAGGTTCTCCGAGAACACCTCTTTCAGCGGCTGCTCTTCGCGACGGACTTCTCCGAGAACGCCGACCGAGCGTTCGACGCCTGCTCCTACCTTCATCACGCGACCGAGGAAGCCACGCTCGTCCACGTTCGGTCGCGGAAAGACGAGGGCGTCGACACCGATGTCGACCCCCGGGAGCAGCTCGCCGAGCACGCAAGCACGCTGGAAAACTGGGGCGTCGAGACGCGGATCGAGGTCCGGCACGGCGATCCCGCCGACGAAATCCTCGCCGTCGAAGCGGAGGTAACGCCCTCGACGATCCTCGTCGGGTCGAAGGGACGAAGCCGCATCCGACGACTCCTGTTGGGGAGTGTCTCCGAAGAACTCGTCGCACAGGCGACGGGGAACGTCTTCCTCGTTCCGCCGCCCCGGGCAGTCTGA